The Reyranella humidisoli DNA segment AAGGCTCCACTCGGCACGCCGGTGATGCATGTCGGCGGCTTCGTCCGCGGCAAAGGCAACTTCCTGATCACCGAGTATGTGCCGACGGACGAGCGCACGGGACCGCGCTTTCCGCTGCTACTCACCACGGGCCGCATCCTCAGCCAATACAATGTCGGCGCCCAGACGCGACGCACCGACAATGTCCTGTGGCATGACCACGACCTGCTGGAGATCCATCCGCACGATGCCGAGCAGCGCGGCGTGCGCGACGGCGATTGGGTCAGGCTCGACAGCCGCGTCGGCAGCACCAGCCTGCGCGCCCACATCACCGATCGGGTGGCGCCGGGCGTCGTCTACACGACGTTCCATCATCCCGACACGCAGGCCAATGTCGTCACGACGGACATCTCGGATTGGGCGACGAACTGCCCCGAATACAAGGTCACGGCGGTGCAGGTGGCGCCCTCGAACGGTCCGGGCGACTGGCAGAAGGAGTATGCCGATCGGGCCCGGCGCAGCCGGCGCATCGCGGCGGAGTAGCCATCATGTCGGCGGAAAAACTGGTGACGATGGCCAACCAGATCGGCAGGTTCTTCACCCCTCAGCGGCGCCTGGACGCTCCATCGGCCATCGCCACGCACCTCCTGAAGTTCTGGCCGCCTTCCATGCGAGACGCCATCGTCGCCCATCTCGACGCGGGTGGGGAGGGGCTCGACCCTGCGGTGCGCGAAGCCCTCCTCCACCTCAAGGACTGCCGGTCGTAGTCAGCGCATCACGAACGGCGGCCGATCCACGGGAAAGGATGAACGGTTTTTCGCGTGACGGGATCGAATAGGTCAGCCTATTGTTTGCCTGAGCAAACCAAGCATATCGCGCGTCGAACACGGCTTTCCGATTCGCTGGCTATTCAGTGAGCAGCCCGATCAATGACACGTTTTACCGTTCTGATTTCCCTGTCCGCCTTTCTGGCCAGCCAGACCATGGCGCAAAGCGACGATGCGGCCTATTGCAAGAAGCTCGCTAACTACGCGACCCAATACGCGGGCGACAGCAGCTTCAATGGCGGTAACCGTCCAAGCTTCGACATCATGGATGGCGTCGACAAGTGCGACAAGGGCAACACCGCTGCCGGCATTGCCGCCCTCGAGAAGAAGATCCGCAGCAAGGGGTTCACGCCCCCATCCCGCTGAAGGCGAGACTGCCAAGCTCTGGTACGATCTGGAATCGGCGTGCACGCAGGATTTCGACTCGGTCGAGCAGATCGTGATGCATTTGGCGAAGGGCGGGGAGGGTCTCGATGAGCTCGCCCGCCAGGCTGTCCTCCGTCTGAAAAACGGCCTGGCGTAGTTCCTTGGCGGCCTAGCGCATCACGAACGGGTTGGCGGGTGAACCCTCCGCCGTCGAGATCCAGACACTCTTGGTCTCGAGATACTCGTGGATCGCGTCCATGCCGCTTTCCCGGCCGATTCCGGAATGCTTCATGCCACCGAAGGGCATCATGTAGCTGATGGCCCGGTAGGTGTTGACCCAGACGGTGCCGGCCTTGAGTGCGGCGGTCATGCGCAGCGCCCGGTTCATGTCCTTGGTCCAGACGCCGGCCGCCAACCCGTAGATCGTGTCGTTGGCCAGTCGCACCGCTTCCTCCTCGGTGTCGAAGCCGATGATGGAAAGGACAGGACCGAACACTTCTTCCCGCGCGATTCGCATGTCGGGCCGCACGTCGACGAAGATGGTCGGCTCGACGAACTGTCCGCCCGGCATGTCGCTGGCCGCGCCGCCGCCCAGAATGCAGCGCGCGCCCTCGGCCTTGGCGATCTCCATATAGTCGAGGATCTTGCGGTACTGCGGCGCGGTCGTGACCGGGCCGATGTTGGTGTCCGGCAGCATCGGGTCGCCCTTGCGCGCCGAGCGGCCCAGCTCGGCGACGCGCTGGCTGAATTCCTCGCGGATCGAGTTCTGCACCAGCAGGCGCGAGCCCGCGATACAGGTCTGGCCGGTGGCGGCGAAGATGCCGGAGATCGCGCCCGACGCGGCAGCGCCGAGGTCGCAATCCTCGAACACGATGTTGGGGGACTTGCCGCCCAGTTCGAGCGACACGCGCTTCAGCGTCTTGGCGGCCTGCGCATAGATTTTCGCGCCGGTGCTGTCGGAGCCGGTGAAGGTGATCTTCGAGACACCCGGATGGTCGACGAGGGCCGCGCCAGCCTCCTGGCCGTAGCCGGTGACGACGTTGAACACGCCGTCGGGGAAGCCGGCTTCCTTGGTCAGGGCCGCGAATTCGAGCGTGGATGCAGACGCGAACTCCGACGGCTTCACCACCACG contains these protein-coding regions:
- a CDS encoding aldehyde dehydrogenase, encoding MKTYQHFIAGEYVDPIGGKWIDSMDPYRGEVWARIPQGCARDVDRAVAVASLALREGPWATLSASSRGKLMLRLADLIAANAQRLAEIEVRDNGKLLSEMLGQVNYNPEWWRYFGGLADKIQGAVVPIDKPNHFAFTRHEPVGVVAALTAWNSPLLFIAWKCAAALAAGCTVVVKPSEFASASTLEFAALTKEAGFPDGVFNVVTGYGQEAGAALVDHPGVSKITFTGSDSTGAKIYAQAAKTLKRVSLELGGKSPNIVFEDCDLGAAASGAISGIFAATGQTCIAGSRLLVQNSIREEFSQRVAELGRSARKGDPMLPDTNIGPVTTAPQYRKILDYMEIAKAEGARCILGGGAASDMPGGQFVEPTIFVDVRPDMRIAREEVFGPVLSIIGFDTEEEAVRLANDTIYGLAAGVWTKDMNRALRMTAALKAGTVWVNTYRAISYMMPFGGMKHSGIGRESGMDAIHEYLETKSVWISTAEGSPANPFVMR
- a CDS encoding formate dehydrogenase subunit delta, whose translation is MSAEKLVTMANQIGRFFTPQRRLDAPSAIATHLLKFWPPSMRDAIVAHLDAGGEGLDPAVREALLHLKDCRS